One Paenibacillus sp. FSL H7-0737 DNA segment encodes these proteins:
- a CDS encoding TetR/AcrR family transcriptional regulator translates to MPKKFTEQEREWIKHKLLTEGRRCFEVHGIKKTSVEELTKAAGIAQGSFYMFFGSKEELFYHILLEEEQRIRSTMFDSFSVGVPVNKEEIRLFLLKSFRIMEESPIVRQMFVRSEMEQLLRKLPNELLEQNFTEDKDFFIPFIQSWQAEGIMVGIDPELIVSMIRSVVLLSLHKEEIGDERYQATIELLIGVLAEGMTSLKDNMTGGV, encoded by the coding sequence ATGCCTAAGAAATTCACAGAACAAGAAAGAGAATGGATTAAACATAAATTGTTGACAGAAGGTCGCCGCTGTTTTGAAGTACATGGCATTAAAAAAACTAGTGTTGAAGAATTAACAAAAGCTGCCGGGATTGCGCAAGGTTCGTTTTACATGTTCTTTGGATCGAAAGAGGAATTGTTCTATCACATATTGCTTGAAGAGGAACAACGAATTCGTAGTACAATGTTCGATTCATTTAGCGTAGGCGTGCCTGTAAATAAGGAAGAAATCAGATTATTTTTACTGAAATCTTTCCGCATTATGGAAGAGAGTCCGATCGTCCGCCAGATGTTCGTAAGAAGCGAAATGGAGCAGCTATTAAGAAAGTTACCTAATGAGTTGTTGGAACAAAATTTTACAGAGGATAAAGACTTTTTTATTCCTTTCATTCAATCATGGCAAGCCGAAGGTATCATGGTTGGGATTGACCCGGAATTAATCGTAAGCATGATTCGCTCTGTAGTCCTTCTGTCTTTGCATAAGGAAGAGATCGGTGATGAACGCTATCAGGCAACTATAGAGCTTTTGATAGGGGTTCTGGCTGAGGGGATGACTTCTTTGAAAGATAATATGACTGGGGGAGTATGA
- a CDS encoding ABC transporter ATP-binding protein: protein MIEVKELHFTYPKIKEPTLSGLNFSIPQGEVFGFLGPSGAGKSTTQKILIGVLKNYLGSVNVMGKEIRNTGPEYFERIGVAFEFPNFYSKFTALENLQLFRSLYSGRTAEPRFLLEQVNLTEAANLKVSQLSKGMKMRLNFCRALLNNPQILFLDEPTSGLDPVNAKRMKDLILEKKANGTTVIITTHNMQAAEELCDRVAFIVDGQIKLIDSPRELKLLNGKKRVRLEYRHHNEVRNEEFSLDDIGENEYFLKLVREHPIETIHSQEASLEQIFIDVTGRQLT from the coding sequence ATGATCGAAGTGAAGGAGCTTCATTTTACCTACCCAAAAATAAAAGAGCCAACCCTTAGTGGACTTAACTTTTCCATACCTCAAGGAGAAGTGTTTGGTTTTCTCGGTCCTTCGGGAGCGGGTAAAAGCACAACACAAAAAATACTAATTGGAGTCTTAAAAAATTATCTCGGCAGCGTTAACGTAATGGGCAAGGAAATAAGAAATACCGGACCGGAGTATTTTGAGCGAATAGGGGTAGCTTTTGAGTTTCCAAATTTCTATTCGAAGTTTACTGCGCTGGAAAATTTGCAGCTATTTCGCTCTCTGTATTCAGGGAGAACAGCGGAACCGAGGTTTCTCCTGGAGCAAGTAAATCTCACTGAAGCTGCAAATTTGAAGGTCTCCCAGTTATCGAAGGGGATGAAGATGCGGCTGAATTTCTGTAGAGCACTCTTAAATAACCCGCAAATTCTATTTCTGGATGAACCCACTTCCGGGCTCGACCCCGTTAATGCGAAACGAATGAAGGATTTAATCCTGGAAAAAAAGGCAAATGGGACAACTGTAATTATTACAACACATAATATGCAAGCCGCTGAGGAGCTCTGCGACAGGGTCGCTTTTATTGTAGACGGTCAGATTAAGTTGATTGATTCTCCTCGGGAGCTTAAGCTTCTAAATGGAAAAAAACGAGTGCGGCTGGAATACCGCCATCATAATGAAGTTAGAAATGAGGAATTCTCACTTGATGATATAGGGGAGAATGAATATTTCTTAAAGCTTGTTCGTGAACATCCAATAGAAACCATTCATTCGCAGGAGGCGTCTTTGGAGCAAATATTTATTGACGTAACTGGGAGGCAGTTAACATGA
- a CDS encoding fluoroquinolone export ABC transporter permease subunit, translating to MRFRSAFAFDIRFQWRHGFYWIYVIICAFYLVLLHLIPDHYREQTMLLLTFSDPSALGLILAGGIVLLERDQGIHDPLFVTPIRVREYLLSKAGSLSVLSLLAAWVIHVVASGIPQSPFGFSTGIILTSSFMTLLSIGVVARCQTINGFILLSQVFALPFILPLLGYFKVWNSKLFLWLPTEGTLRLLSSGTSAMSFGNYIYSISILLLWNVVIYVWAKMSFENHVMMRIGKGGARK from the coding sequence ATGAGATTCAGATCTGCGTTTGCCTTTGACATCCGGTTTCAATGGAGGCATGGGTTTTATTGGATCTACGTCATTATCTGTGCGTTTTATTTGGTATTGCTGCATCTTATTCCTGATCATTATCGAGAACAAACGATGTTGTTATTGACCTTTAGTGATCCGAGTGCTTTAGGGCTTATTCTCGCAGGGGGGATTGTGCTGCTGGAAAGAGACCAGGGCATCCATGATCCTTTATTTGTTACTCCGATTCGTGTTAGAGAATATTTGCTTTCAAAAGCAGGCTCATTGTCTGTACTATCCCTGTTAGCCGCTTGGGTTATTCATGTAGTAGCAAGCGGGATTCCGCAATCCCCGTTTGGCTTTTCTACTGGAATCATTCTAACGTCAAGCTTTATGACGTTATTGTCGATTGGAGTTGTGGCTCGTTGTCAGACAATTAATGGTTTCATTCTACTATCACAAGTATTCGCATTGCCTTTTATACTTCCATTGCTTGGTTATTTTAAGGTGTGGAACTCCAAACTTTTTTTATGGCTTCCTACGGAAGGAACACTTCGCTTGTTGAGTTCGGGAACCTCGGCTATGTCATTTGGCAATTACATCTACTCCATATCGATATTACTGCTATGGAATGTTGTGATATACGTATGGGCAAAAATGTCCTTCGAAAATCATGTAATGATGCGCATAGGTAAGGGAGGAGCAAGAAAATGA